The genomic DNA TTACCCGGGGGCGCGGCAATCAAGGTACACGACGAAATCGTCGCAGGCATCGGCGTCGGCGGTTCACCGGGCGGCGACAAGGATGAAGCTTGCGCGAAGGCTGGAGTAGCCAAAATTCAGGCCGGCTTGCCTCACTGAGCGAGGTGCACACCGGTAGCGCGCAATGGTGACGAGGCTGACACTAAACATGAAAAGCGCAGGATCGAGAGGAATAGTTCGCCGTTTGGCAGAAATGTAGTACGCTGCCGCGACTTGTCAATCTGCATCCGCTCTTCGCCCATCGGGGCGGGAAACGCCAGTTGCGACCTGTGCGATGGGTCGAACGAGCGCCCTCAACGTTCGCCCTCAACTGCAGCACCACAGCCAGTGCGCATGTCGGGGGTATCAAGGACGCATGTGGGCAACTGCACGGAGCGGCTTCCGCAGCTTCCCGGGGGCGGCAGGATGGAGGCGCAGCCCAAAGAGCGGATGCGCGGAGGATGGCCACGACCAAGATGTCTTGCGAGATGAACATGCAGCCGTTTGTTGTTGAAGTCGGATTTAAATGTCCCGCCTGCGGTGAGCTTTCACAGAACACCGTGCGCCTTCCTGAGCCGCGATGGGATGGCCTTACGCAGCTTTCCCAATCGTCTGGAACAACGGACGTCGAGCTTCGATGTAATCATTGTCATCGTACATTCGACGCGACAGCTACCTACAGCGGCGTCGATGCATTGGTCGCGCTTGATGATTTTCCTGAGACGCGTGTTCAGGCAGGAGCTGCCGGATATTTGATGTCATTTGATACTGACTGGTGGGCGCACACAGAGGCTCCGGCAAATCCTCACCGGATCTTCCTCGATTCGTACCATCACGTCGGTGACATACTCGCGGACCACGGAGGGGCGGACGGTACCAGTCTGATTAACCGGATGGTCTTCGTCCAACAGTTTGGGGCTTTGGAGGCGTACCTCGGCGACACGCTCGTCAAACAAGTAATGGCAGACACGGGGGCGGTCCGGAAGCTGCTGCGTTCCGACAGGACCTTGATGACGCGAAGTTTCGGACTTGCAGATGTGCTCGACGAACCTGACATCGTCCGGCGGGAAGTTAAAAGCTACCTGAAGAGCCTGCTATATCACCGCCTGGATCAGGCGAGTTCACTGTATCAGAACGTGCTCGATATCAATATCTGGCCGTCACCCACGGTTCGGGCAGAGTTATTCAAGGCTGTCGCATACAGGCATGACTGTGTCCACAGGAACGGCTACGATCTTGAAGGCACGAAGCTGAACATTTTCACCAAGGGGTGGGTTCAAAATATTGCTGATGCGACGAAATCGGTCGCGGACTGCATCGAAGGTCAGCTGTAGCCTCTTGGTGCGGAAGCGGCGCCGCGCGATTGACCCTCGCGGGCACCGTCGACCGTTCCGAAGCGTCTCTATCGCACAGTTGGCAACCGCTGCGGTGATCAATCTAAGATTGTGCACGTGCCGCTTATTACTGCACGCGTGATACCGGCTCGATCTCCGACCACTCTTGATCCGTGAAAAGTCGCGACCGTGTCAAGAATCGCAATCCTTCACCGCCATCGAGCGAAAATGCTCCGCCGCGTCCCGGAACAGCATCGATGATCAGTTGCGTATGCTCCCAATATTCGAACTGGGCGGCGCTCATATAGAACGGGCAACCGTCGATCTCGCCCAATTGCACGTCAGATCCACCAATCAGGAATTCGCCCTTTGGATAGCACATCGGCGAACTGCCGTCGCAACAACCACTGGACTGGTGAAAAATAAGTGGGCCATATTTGCCACGCAGCGTGCCGATTAGCTCTTGTGCGGTCGGCGTGACGGTCACGCGAGGGGTACTCATGATCGAAATCTCCTTCGGCGGCAGGCTCACACAGTAGTGCGCCCGCCGCTCGACTCTCAGGTCCTTCGCTGGTGAGCGTGCCCTTCAGCGCGTCCGCGCAGCGGCGACGGCCGCAAATTCAGAAGAAGCCAAGCTTCTTGGGGCTATAGCTCACCAGCAGATTCTTCGTTTGCTGGTAGTGATCCAGCGCTGCCTTGCACATCTCGCGACCGATGCCCGATTGCTTGTAACCACCAAATGCAGCATGGGCGGGATACAGGTTGTAGCAGTTCGTCCAGACTCGGCCTGCCTTGATAGCGCGGCCCATGCGATAACAGGTGTTGGCGTCTCGCGACCACACACCTGCGCCGAGCCCATAGAGTGTATCGTTTGCGATCGCCAGCGCGTCGTCAGCATCCTTGATGGTGGTGACGGCGACAACGGGGCCAAAAATTTCCTCCTGGAACACCCGCATGCGATTGTGTCCCTTGAGGACAGTCGGCTGCACGTAGTATCCGTTGCTGAGATCGCCGGACAGATCCTTCCGGTTCTCGCCACTCAGCACCTGCGCACCTTCGCCTGAGGCGCTATGGGCCAAAATGCCTTTTGATTGGCGGACCCGAAACGGGCCGATGACTCCAATACAATGTAATCGTAAGTCACAGACAACCATGGGAGCCTTGCCCGTTCATACGCTTCTCGGGTGCGAAGGATAGCCAGCGGGTCGACCGGTTTGTCGGCACCCAAGGTACGCACCGCGTTGAACCGCTTTTCTAGTTCGGTCAGCGCGTCCTATGCGTCAGACCTAGGCGTCGCGGCGTTAATGCGGTTCCCATCACTATTATCCGGTTCAGCCGCATCGGCAGAGTCAGTATTTTCATCCTTGACATCGGATTCTTCCTGCGCCGCAGCGAACTGCTTCGCCTCGACAGATCGACTGCTCGTCGTGAGCCATTTCTCTGGACTTATCGGCTCTTGAGACCGGAACTGACCAGCCAACGCATCCCAGAAACGGCGTCTCTCCTCAAGCGTTTCCGGAAGTTCATAACCCATCGCGTTTGCCAACGTGGGCAGATATAGATCGAAAGCGCTCTTTACTATTTCTCCCCAACCAATGGCGGAAGAAACGGCTGCGAGATAGAACAGCCGGCACATTACAAACGCAACAGCAGCCACTGATCCACATTCCAACGCCTTAAACAGACCAGTCCCCTCTGTAACGGCGAGAACGCTTCGAATGCACGAAGCTATTCCGACAATGAATGAGACAAAAACCAGGCTTACGAAGAAGTCAACGGGGGCCCGTGCATCAGCGAGCGTTGTCTGATAGTCCTTGGGGATGACCGCTAGAAGACGGGGCCATGCATGAATGCTTTCAACTCCGTAGACATTCCCTGGATACATCTCAAAAGCTCGCAGCACATTGCCAAAACGGGTGGGGAGGACCAGATGACGTTGTTCGGGATATTCGAGAACTAGGGCTCGATGAAGAAGCGTATATTGATACCGGCGCTCTTCGTGAATGCGATTTTGTTCTCGGTCTCTGTCCTCGTTTCCGCTACCCGGACCCTCGACTGGAGGAGCAGCTTTGTGAGCGTGGTAAGCCGCGCGAACTCTGTCCCGTTGTGATTTGCGGCGTTCTAGCTGGCGTTTGAGGAGGAGAGGCTGGGCAAAGGGCCACGCATAGCCCTCCAGCACCCTATACATCCAACGGCTGCCTGCCATCAGCAACACGGATAGCGTCCAAACAACGAGTAATACGATAGTGAGGTTCGCGAAGTTCTGCTGCTTCGTCCAGTCCTTGAAAAAGGTGGAATCTGGCTCCAAATCTTGGTTTAGAACGATAATGGTAACTGTCCCAATCAGCGCGGGCAAAAAGAAACCGAGCACAAATGACTTGTCGGCTAGTTTCGACAGACTAGTGAACATGACGATCGCCTCAATCGTTCTTAGGATGAGGCGGTGCAGGTACCTCAGACGGTCGCTGCCCCGGATCTCCAGGTAGAGAAAGCTGTACAAGCCGATCTACAAGGAAGAAGAACTTGTTTGATACATAACCTGCGAAGAACGCGATGGCAAGAGGAGATACATCTGTTCCGCCTTCGCGCAGTCCTGAGAAAAGGCCGATCGCAATGCCGATGATCACAGCACTCGCCACGTGCGCGCGGTTCGCCACCTTCGAAATGTCGGGGTGAAACGTGTTGGCCAACGAGTCAGCTCTCAATCGCCCTAGAATTGCCGCGCATGCACCGAGCCAAGCGTACAATATCGGCAAAATAAAGCCTAGCACCGCACCAACCAGCGACAGGATGATTGCGTTTGCATACAGCGCCATCGCGCGTATGTCCTGATAGACTGCAATCTTCTGGAACCCTTGATTAACTGTATCTTGCACGTTCGGCGGATGCGCATCTCTTCCTTCGTTGGAGGGCGCTACGAGGGAGGTGGGCGCGACTTCCAGCACTTGGCGCGCTATTTCGGTGTCGCATTGCCAGTCACCCGTTTGTCTAGCGTCAACTTGTTCAGACGCTCCCGGCGATCGGTCGTTGCCGCCGCGACGAATCACACTCTTATCGCCGGGGCAGGTTTGTTGGTAAGGGTTTCGAATTGCGCCGGCGCCGATGGCCGTCGTAGCCCAATTGATGCGTGATACGTCCGTAAACAGTTGACGGTTATTGGTTGCGAAACTCTGTAATTCGCCTTGAATCTGCAGCGCTAGTTGCGAGCGCGCCTCGACGACCGCATTTTCATCTCGGATGTCCATCGCTGCAAGCGCTTGCAAGTTATTGTGCAATGAGAGCGCGGCCGCATCATTGCGTTTGACGATAGCGGTGACATCGCCCGCGATTTGGCTAGAGATAAGAAGCACGCACGAAAGGAGCACGACAAAAAAACTGAGAACGACAGCTAGAACTGTGTAGACTCTGATTGCACGGCGAGCGCTTATACGGGCGTTGGCGCTCGCCGTCGCGGCGACTACAGGCGCGACAGAGTGCGCGATTCGACTCATTGCTGCGTAAAACTCGCTTTCAATCGCTGGGTCCCACATGTGGTTCCGCTGTGCGACACGCGCTCTAGAAAACACTGCCACGTCGCCCTCGTCAAGCAATCTCCCGTTTTGCGCTCCGTACGACAGCATGTCCCAGCAGTGGTCAATGTCAGCGACGATGCGGGGCGCAAGATATTGCACATCGTCTTCGGCACGAACGTCCGCAGATCGAGGGGAACTCTCGGGAACCTTCATCTCGCCCTCCCTTATGTCGACAAGAACTAACGTCGCGTGACGAGGGTTGTGTACTCGCCGAAATCGCACATTAAGTGATTACAGGGCAGCGCAACGTGTGCACGGATTTCGGTGATGCACTGTTTCGATGCATCTCGACGGAATCCTCTGCGCGCCCCTCGCTTGTGCGATTGATTGACGAGTCGACGGAATATTAATTTAAGGACAGTGCTTGATGGCCCGCAAGGAAGCGAATCACAAGAAGGGATGGGTGACTCATCTACCTTGCAATTGGCGCCCTCAGCGGTCTCGCTGATTGAACGTGTGTCGCGCGCCGATACGGTAAGCCGTGTTCCGGGGCGAGGTGGCCATCACGCCCTCGAGTCGCCTGCAAGGAAAAGCGGAGATTCGCGTGCGGTTGCTCAGCACAGCGTTCATACAGCGTACAAAGGGTGGGGGCTCGAGCGTTTGTTCGTTACCCAGTAAGGGTTGCCGAGCCGAGTTGCGAAAGGCACCTTCGGTGACAGCGCTTGCTCTCCCCTCACCAGGGTCAACCGCTCGCCCTGCGAAGACAAACTGCGTGCGCAGATTTATGCATGCCACAATGAATGGCCTTCAAACTGCAAGCGGCCAATTCGTTTCTTGAGCGAGATCCTAGCAGTCGAGAGCTTGTCGTCACGGTGTAGTCGTCAAAACACCCTGTCTAGAGCGTGTTAGGCACTTTGAAATACTGGCACTGCATGAACGAGCATGAGCATCGCAAAGACCACGAAATCAAGCCCGGCAAGAGTTTCGGGTAGTCGTTCATGGTCCCGAGCTAGGCGGCGGAAGCGGTTGAGCCAGCCAAAGCTGCGCTCGACCACCCATCGCCGGGGCAGCAATACAAAACCCTTCTTTGCCTCTTGCAGTTTGATCACCTGCAGGTCAATGCCCGCATCGCTTGCGGCCTGCGCGGCGTCTTAGCCGGTGTATCCCTGATCCGCGAATGCCACCTTGACCGTTTCTCCAGTGACCTGCTGTACCTGACGCGCAAGCTCGCCCACCTGCGCACGTTCCTGCTCATTTGCTGGCGTCACGTGTACCGCCAGCAAATGTCCCAGCGTGTCTACTGCGATATGGACCTTGCTGCCGCGTTTTCGCTTATAGCCGTCATAACCTGCACGCGGGCCGCTCTGACAGGTTGACTGTACGATGCGACCATCCAGAATGACAGCGCTGGGTTGCCCCCGCCGTCCCTGTGCCACACGGATGACCGAGCGCAGGTCGCAGACCATATTCTCAAAACAGCCTGCCTGCAGCCAGCGTTGAGTCTGCTGATACACCATTTCCCAAGGCGGGAAGTCGGCTTCGCGGCCCCTATCTGATCCTGATGGGGTAAGCGCGCCGCAACGCAAATACGACCTTTGAGAAATGTTTAATGCACTACGCTGGATTGCACGTGCCGGTGCACCGTGGCGGATGTTGCCGAACGCGGAAGTGCCTAACACCCTCTAACGACAATTACCGATTTAATCGGCGGATGACTCGTTGCAGGATGCAACAATCGAGTAGTTCGAGGGTAGACACGTCGTGTGTTGGTGCTCTCGCCGCGCCCTTAAACTGGACAACCGTTTGCCATTCGAAGGCGGACTGCAGCAGCGGCTTGTGCCTCATAACGCCGACCATGGGCAAACGACCACGTGAGGGGCAGAGTACTTTTCGCCAGAAGTTGTAGAAAATAGATTTCGATTACCTTCCGCGTTTACATTTCTAAGGTCCTCGCCTTTAATTCAGGCGTTGCAGTCTCAAAAAATCTGTGACTCACAGTTCGTTGATACGGATGGCTGCGGCGCGCACGGCTGCTTTCGAGAGCGTCGTTTGTCGACCGATGTCGAAGCCGCAGCTCTGTTAAGCCGTCTCTCGCGGGCATAGTGTTGCCTGCGACAGTGTTTTCGACGCTGTGCCGATACGCGATGTCAATTAAGACCGAGGCCAAGAATGAGTTCGATGCTCTTCCCAGCAAGCTGGTAGGTAGAGCAGCGTCCTTCCGAAAAGCGATTGCTGATTTGCCCAGCATCGCGCGAAGTGACGCTCCTGTTCTTATATGTGGCGAGACGGGAACAGGTAAAGAACTTATCGCTCGTGCGATTCACTATCTTGGTTCAAGATCTAAATTTCCGTTCGTGCCCATTAACTGCGGGGCGTTTTCAGAAAACCTTCTCGAAGACGAATTGTTTGGTCACGAGCGAGGAGCGTTCACGGATGCCCGTCAACAGCGCGTCGGCCTGATTGCTCAGGCGGACGGAGGAACGGTATTTTTAGACGAGGTCGATTCTCTTCCATTTAAAGCGCAAGTGGACCTCCTTCGAGTGCTGCAAGAGGAAACACTGCGGGCGATTGGTTCGAATTTCGAAAGACGGATTGACGTTCAGATCGTATCGGCCACAAATGTTCCCCTCGACCAGTTGTTGCAACGAGGTGATTTTCGGCAAGATCTGTATTATCGACTAGCGGTGTTTGCCGTGCACCTTCCACCATTGCGTGAACGGAGAGAAGACATCATGCCGCTCGCGCACCACTTCCTCGGGAAGCACACGCCTCCAACAAAAACGCCAATGCAGCTGTCAGCCGAAGCGTTGTCGGCACTAGAAGGATGTGTTTGGCCCGGAAACGTACGCGAGCTCGAGAACGCGATCATTCGCGGAATTCATCTCGCCAGGTCGAGCACGATACAGCTTTCAGAGCTCCGCCTGGACCCAACCTCTCAAACGCAAATCCGAACAGACGCAGAGCATTGGCAGCCGGACATTTCCGACACGCGCCCTCTTGTCGTTCTTAAACGGCAACTGGTTGAAGGTTTCGAACGGCGCTATCTGTCGCATCTCCTCGCCTGCCATGAGGGGAATGTGAGCCGAGTTGCCAAAGCTGCTGGCAAGGAACGCCGCGATATGGGGCGGCTGTTGCAAAAATATCGTCTCGACCCGAGAAGTTTCCGTCCAGCCCCACAAGACTTCAGCAGTTAGGCGCGCGGCTCGTTCACTATTTCCGACCAATGACCCGCTGGCCCCCGATAAAACGAGAGTCAAGGCCGCGACGTCTCCGCAGTCCAACGCTGCGCAAATGCTTTTGACCGGGTGTGAAATCCCTCACTTGCGTCAACGACCCCCATCGAATGCGGCCTGTTGAAATCGCTTACGTCGCGGCGATGTGCGATGGTCGACGCCCATATGTTGGTGGGTGAAAGTCCCCCCGGTGGACAAGCTGGTCGCAACGAATGCTTGCCCGGAAGCCTCAGGAGATCTCAATGCGGCGTTGCCCGGCGCCTCGGCACGCGAGTTGCGTTTAAATGCGCGACGCGATGGTCGGATATCGCAAACAGGTTTTGCCGCGACTACGCTCAACGTTGATCGATAGTGGGGATACTGGGCGGGTTAAACGTGGATGAAAAACTCGAACAGACCTTGCTGGAATCGATCCGCAGGTACATGAACGAAAACGAGCACGCGATGGACACTCTGGAAGGAATAGCTGAGTGGTGGATCGCTGAAAACGGCGGCAGGGGTGCCGGATGGAGTGACTACCGTCGCATTCTGGAGCGTGTGCTCGAGCGTCTGGTAAGGGAAGGAGTTCTCGAGAGCGTCCATAGCGGCGAGAAAGTCCTGTACAGAAAGAAACCATGAGCAGGAAACGGTGGTGAGAGAGTAACTCGCTGTAGGGCCGATTGTGCGGCTGTGACTGTGACTTCTCTGAGAGAGGCTTCTAATGGGCGCTACCTATGACAGAACCAACGATTTCTCGCAGTTCCAGAATCTGAGGCAAGTCCTGGCGCCGCAATATGCCATCTTGCCAAGTGGGCAGATACGTGGACTCATGGACGCCAACTTCGGGCCGGGTTCCGCAGAAGCTTACGACGACTATCTTGAATTTGGCTTTGGAGACATCGGGAAAGCGTTTTCGTCTGCGGCGAGGGACGTGGGCAGAGCAGTGGTCCAGGCGGCTCCCGCAGCTGCTGCCATCGGAAGCGGGGCGTTAAAGGGAGCACTTGCGGGCGCGCAGTATGGTCCGGCTGGAATCGTTGCGGGCGCTGCGCTCGGTGGTGCCGGTGCCGGGATGAGCAAGCTTGGCGGCGGTACGGTTCAAAAGATTGGCGGAATTTTAACGAACGTCACTGGTGCCGCCAGTCAGCTTAGCCCGCTTGGACGGATTGGCTCCGCAGTCGAACCGTTCCTGGGAGGTCTGGCTGGTGGAGGAAAGGGCGGTGCGGCTGGGGCGGCAGTGAATGCGCTTGGCGGGCTCCTAGGCGGTTCATCCGGAGGTGCCAGCCCGCTTGGAGGAATCGGCGGAATGCTGGGCGGCGCGGGCCTACAGGCGTTGTCGGGCGCGTTGGGCCGTGGTGGTGCACCGGGCGCGATTACCAGCGCCTTGGGCGGCATGCTTTCCGGCAGCCCTGGCGGCCCGACCGGCGCTTTGACCAGTCTCTTCGGCGGGACAAGAGCGATTGACCAGCTGATGAGCCTGTCGCAGCGACCGGAGATGGCAATGGCGCTTGGTGCGCTCGGACTAGGAAAGCTTGGACGGCAGTCGATTGACGTGGGACCAAGCCGAGTACCGGTGCCTACGGCGGCTTTTCCTAACCTCTATGCACAGCTCGCCGACCAGGTCGTGACAGAAGCGGCGGAGCTGGCTGGGGACAGCGAGTCCGAGCTTACGTACATGGTGGATTCAAGCGGCGAATATGTGGGCGACCCCGGATTTGCTCGGGACCGCGCGTCGCGTGTCTGGGATCTCTTGAACGAAGCGCAGGCCGAACGCCTTTTCGAATACATAGCCGGTCTGCCGGCCATGGAGACGCAAGCAGTCGAGTACGAACGCGATCTACTTGACCAAGCTGAGGCGTATGCGCGACAGACGGATGAGGCGTATTACGACGCTATGGATTTGCAGGACGCTGAAGCTATTGAGAGTGAACTGGAGGCTGCCTGGCCGGAGGCTGAAGGTCTTGTAGACTGGGAGATGACGAATGAGCGCTTCTGATAGCAGCACGAGCTCAGCGACGATTGAAGAGGGCGGCCGGATCGCTGACGCAAGCCCTTCGTTGGACGCTAACGCGCTCATTCAAGCGATGGCCGGCGGGTCGATTGATCCAATGTCCCTTGTTCTGTCCCAGTTAGGCGGAGCAGGAGCGGATGACCCGAGAGTGGCTGTATTCATGAATTTTCTGGCTCAACGACAATCCGCCGCTGCCGAACAGGTTGAGCGCAGCGACGCTGATCAGGAAGCGACGGACGACGGGCCCAGCGCCCGGAATGACGAGAAAACGGTAACCGAAAGTGAATGCTCACGGCGCATGCTTGAACTCAGCGATACAGCGACGCGGATGTTCGAGGAACTGGAAGTGCTTCGAGTACGTAATGACACGCTCGCCGCTGCACTGGGCGCATGTTTTCTTTGCTTCGGAACAGATTTCTCATGCACAGAATGCCGGGGGCGCGGAAAGCCAGGGGCTCGACTGCCCGAGCCAGCGGCGTACCGTGATTATGTTCTGCCGGCGTTGCGGCGCATACGGGCTGCGCGCGAAGCCTCCCCGAAGGAGCATGGGAATAGTCCACACCAGACGGCAGGTGTGAAGCAACAGGCGTTTGAGTAACGTTCCGGTCACAAATTGCCCGCAGTCCGTCATCAACCGACAAAGGAAAACGCCATGAGCGAGATTTTTGATTACAGCGACTTCTCAGACGCTGAAAACGTCGAATTTTCCAGCGACTCCACCGATGCTGCCTACCCGGAAAGCTACGACAGCGAATGGGCGGACGCGGCACGTCGTCGTCCCAATCCGGTCCAGACGGCGCCGAGAAAAAGCGCGTATCAACCGCGTCCACCGGGAAGTTCGAACTATGTTACACACCCGCAATTCCGCGCGGCCCTGGCGAGAGTGAGTCAACAGATTACTCTGAACGGCAACGCCATCAAGACGGTGGATGGCCGCGTACGAAACGTCATCGCAGAGCAGAACAAACAGGCAGCCGTTTTCCGGAAGGAGATGGCAGAGCGACGAAAGGACACGGACACGTTGCGCCGTGAACTGCAAACGACGCGTGAACTCTCGGCTCTGTTGCCGCTCATCGCTCCGCCCGGTTCGCGATTCGGCAATATTGCATCCCTGCTGCACCTGGTACCGGCCGACACCTTGGGCGGACCGCTAAGTTCACAATCGACCAGCAGCGCTTCTGGTGGAAGTAATCTCCTGGCCATAGCTGCGATTGCGATGGCTAGCGGTGCTTTCGATAGATGAGCGTGGCCTGAATCCTTTGGGAGACCAGCATGGAAGTGCTCAACATTGCGTTAGCCTTGGCGGTGGCGAACCGGTTCAACTTTAGCCCGTCAGACAGGACAAGATGCGCGGCCGCGTCCGCAATCGTTCCGGGCGTCCTGGGCCTAGCTATTCCGTTCGTTATGGCAAGCAGGGACGGTGGGTTGATGTCGGTAGGCGGAGACGCGAAAGTTGCAGAAGCAACGGACGCGAAGGTGCCCGATCTCGCCGGACTATCGTTTGAGCAGGCGGCTTTTAAATTGAAAGGATTTGATCTCGTCGCAGTCAGAGCGGATGTGCTCTCAGAAGACGATGACGACGGGAAAACTGTTGTGGGTCAGAGACCGGAAGCCGGTACCTTCTTGCGTCGGGGCTCTCCTGTAAAGGTGTATATCGGACATCCAGTGCTTGTCCCAGCTGAGCCGGTACTGGATGAACTTGCTGTCGACTTCAATAAGCTGGATGGGAAGTTAAATCATGTACTGGACATCATAGAGCCTGACGACGCTCCACACGGCAACGTTTGAATGAAGTTCGGCGCTCAAACCAGGACGTAATGCCAGGCATACTGTGGTTCGCCTGATGGAGGTGCCGTGGAGGCCGCTCTGTACGAGTTGATTGCCGAAGGTTCCCCGGACGATTCCGTGCCGGTGATTATTCGGCTTGACAATCCAGGTGTCATCCCTGACGGGGTTCGGATCGTTTCGAGGTTCGGCAATATTGCGACATGTCGTTTGCTTCGAGGTGCAATCCCGTCGGTAAGAGCGCATGCGTCCGTAGCGAGCATGAAGGCCG from Paraburkholderia terrae includes the following:
- a CDS encoding DUF779 domain-containing protein, with translation MSTPRVTVTPTAQELIGTLRGKYGPLIFHQSSGCCDGSSPMCYPKGEFLIGGSDVQLGEIDGCPFYMSAAQFEYWEHTQLIIDAVPGRGGAFSLDGGEGLRFLTRSRLFTDQEWSEIEPVSRVQ
- a CDS encoding sigma-54 interaction domain-containing protein, giving the protein MSIKTEAKNEFDALPSKLVGRAASFRKAIADLPSIARSDAPVLICGETGTGKELIARAIHYLGSRSKFPFVPINCGAFSENLLEDELFGHERGAFTDARQQRVGLIAQADGGTVFLDEVDSLPFKAQVDLLRVLQEETLRAIGSNFERRIDVQIVSATNVPLDQLLQRGDFRQDLYYRLAVFAVHLPPLRERREDIMPLAHHFLGKHTPPTKTPMQLSAEALSALEGCVWPGNVRELENAIIRGIHLARSSTIQLSELRLDPTSQTQIRTDAEHWQPDISDTRPLVVLKRQLVEGFERRYLSHLLACHEGNVSRVAKAAGKERRDMGRLLQKYRLDPRSFRPAPQDFSS
- a CDS encoding PASTA domain-containing protein, which codes for MEVLNIALALAVANRFNFSPSDRTRCAAASAIVPGVLGLAIPFVMASRDGGLMSVGGDAKVAEATDAKVPDLAGLSFEQAAFKLKGFDLVAVRADVLSEDDDDGKTVVGQRPEAGTFLRRGSPVKVYIGHPVLVPAEPVLDELAVDFNKLDGKLNHVLDIIEPDDAPHGNV